The proteins below come from a single Malus sylvestris chromosome 3, drMalSylv7.2, whole genome shotgun sequence genomic window:
- the LOC126615742 gene encoding uncharacterized protein LOC126615742 isoform X2: MSDQGEKTCPLCAEEMDLTDQQLKPCKCGYEICVWCWHHIMDMAEKDETEGRCPACRTPYDKEKIVGTAGKCVRLVAEINTEKKMKSQKAKVKSTEGRKQLTSVRVIQRNLVYIVGLPLNLADEDLLQRREYFGQYGKVQKVSMSRTAAGVIQQFPNNTCSVYITYLKEEEAIRCIQNVHGFLLDGRSLRACFGTTKYCHAWLRNVPCTNPDCLYLHEVGSQEDSFTKDEIISAYTRVQQITGTENSMQRRSGSVLPPPLDDYCNTSSASAAGPIIRNGSSNTESLIRGSPPNGSSGRSIALPAAASWGTRGSNCQPPATHIISSNGHPKQKPDTVSCMLPFSSAAVASVQSSTVHNDAGKRSALNEESQAVHAKSKPESLKIVKQRSGVDCENDLSDKPAAPNEGSASVNVDSQLSAPSVSKDNDRGSSMQANISNPTNYNHLSYSSRHEKENIFSAEEVVQNLCSDIPLMSIDRNAKVEHSSVVRPNSSLSDNSFIKSPRNQQYCAEQSREPPTTGEKAVTPVNGVCVTREQSNWTLDSQAHLVPSTSSEVEEDVLSFDNQRLKDPEVSRSTYLPSLPNTVHAPNHSRSPLLHNEAYGAVYSNADRLFVDNKVRDSSLLSSSSVSITSNGYPENMVTRSSGSERPLEHSYPLLNDIPGKHTGRFLDDAANPDFSTAVDKGESSIISNILSMDSLTWDDSLTSPQHFSKFLGETDRQSGALKMSSPWKVQNNNQSRFSFARQEDAKNQAFDVQSSLNVGGQFSNNQSFHQGFSDNRDLFLDNLGIGNGFPSSTFEESENHASNHLAFSSNKLSAVSRAQISAPPGFSVPSRAPPPGFTSHERVDQDFDTLSGNHLYDNSSLLRNTYQPRATGNIGSSADIEFMDPAILAVGKGRLQGGLNNQGLEMRSNFPSQLSGYENDARLQLLMQRSLAPQQNLRFPDFGDGFSHVNDSYGFSSRRLEQSQASNLSPFSQMSLQQSRNRGMSNGHWDGWNEVQGGSNVGMSELLRNERLGFNKFYSGYEESKFRMPSSGDLYNRTFGM; encoded by the exons ATGAGTGACCAGGGAGAAAAGACTTGCCCTCTTTGCGCGGAGGAGATGGATTTGACAGATCAGCAATTGAAGCCATGCAAATGTGGTTATGAG ATATGTGTTTGGTGTTGGCACCACATAATGGACATGGCTGAGAAGGATGAGACAGAGGGGCGGTGCCCTGCATGCCGCACTCCTTATGACAAGGAAAAGATTGTCGGAACGGCTGGAAAGTGTGTGAG GCTGGTGGCAGAAATCAACACTGAGAAAAAGATGAAGTCTCAGAAGGCAAAGGTCAAATCTACTGAAGGGCGGAAGCAGCTGACTAGCGTGCGAGTAATTCAACGGAACCTCGTTTACATAGTTGGGTTGCCTCTTAATCTGGCAGATGAAGAT CTTCTGCAGCGCAGAGAATATTTTGGTCAGTATGGGAAGGTTCAAAAAGTGTCTATGTCTCGAACAGCAGCTGGCGTCATTCAGCAATTTCCAAACAATACATGTAGTGT ATATATTACATACTTGAAAGAGGAGGAAGCGATCCGTTGTATTCAAAATGTACATGGGTTCCTCTTGGATGGTAGATCTTTGAG GGCTTGCTTTGGGACCACAAAATATTGTCATGCATGGCTGAGGAATGTG CCTTGCACCAATCCTGATTGTTTGTATCTGCACGAGGTTGGGTCTCAGGAGGATAGTTTCACTAAAGATGAAATAATTTCTGCATACACTAG GGTACAACAAATTACTGGTACAGAAAACAGTATGCAACGGCGTTCAGGGAGTGTTTTGCCACCACCACTAGATGATTATTGCAACACCAGTTCTGCTTCTGCTGCAGGACCAATTATTAGAAATGGTTCAAGT AATACTGAAAGTCTTATTAGAGGTTCTCCTCCAAATGGAAGCTCTGGTAGATCTATTGCTCTTCCAGCTGCAGCCTCATG GGGAACACGTGGTTCAAACTGCCAACCACCAGCTACACATATAATAAGTTCAAATGGACATCCAAAACAGAAACCTGATACTGTCAGTTGCATGCTGCCATTTTCTTCAGCAGCTGTTGCTTCTGTTCAGTCATCTACAGTGCATAATGATGCTGGAAAGAGGTCAGCATTAAATGAAGAAAGTCAGGCTGTGCATGCTAAATCTAAACCAGAATCATTGAAGATTGTGAAACAGCGTAGTGGTGTGGATTGTGAAAATGATCTGTCTGACAAACCTGCTGCACCCAATGAAGGCTCTGCTTCTGTGAATGTAGACAGCCAGTTATCTGCCCCATCAGTATCCAAGGACAATGATAGAGGCAGTAGCATGCAGGCAAACATTAGCAATCCCACCAACTATAATCATCTATCTTACAGTTCTCgtcatgaaaaagaaaacatttttTCTGCTGAAGAAGTGGTCCAAAACTTGTGCTCTGATATCCCTCTAATGAGCATTGATAGAAATGCCAAGGTTGAACATTCCAGTGTAGTCAGACCTAATAGTTCCCTTTCAGATAACTCCTTTATTAAATCGCCTCGGAACCAACAATATTGTGCTGAGCAATCTAGAGAGCCTCCAACAACTGGTGAGAAAGCTGTCACACCTGTTAATGGGGTGTGTGTTACAAGGGAACAATCCAACTGGACCCTAGATTCGCAAGCCCATTTAGTGCCAAGTACATCTTCAGAAGTGGAAGAGGATGTACTATCTTTTGACAATCAAAGACTCAAGGATCCAGAAGTGAGTCGGTCAACATATTTGCCTAGTTTGCCTAATACAGTACATGCTCCTAACCACTCCAGGTCTCCTTTGTTGCATAATGAGGCTTATGGTGCAGTTTATTCCAATGCTGATCGTCTATTTGTAGATAACAAAGTTAGGGACAGTTCACTTCTATCTTCGTCCAGTGTTTCAATAACATCTAATGGATACCCTGAAAACATGGTAACCAGATCTTCTGGTTCAGAGAGGCCATTGGAGCATTCCTATCCTCTTCTAAATGACATCCCAGGGAAGCACACTGGAAGATTCCTGGATGATGCAGCAAATCCTGATTTCAGTACTGCTGTTGACAAGGGAGAGAGTAGCATAATCTCAAATATATTATCGATGGACTCACTAACATGGGATGACTCACTAACATCACCACAGCATTTCTCCAAATTCTTGGGTGAAACTGATAGACAGTCTGGAGCTCTCAAAATGTCTAGTCCTTGGAAAGTACAAAATAACAATCAGTCCAGATTCTCTTTTGCAAGACAGGAGGATGCTAAAAATCAAGCATTTGATGTACAGTCATCTCTGAATGTTGGCGGGCAGTTTtctaataaccagtcattccaCCAAGGCTTTTCTGATAATAGAGATTTATTTTTGGATAATCTAGGAATTGGCAATGGTTTCCCATCTAGTACTTTTGAAGAATCTGAAAATCATGCCAGCAATCATTTAGCTTTTTCTTCTAACAAGCTTTCTG CGGTTTCAAGGGCTCAAATTTCTGCTCCTCCTGGATTCTCTGTGCCAAGCAGGGCACCACCTCCGGGCTTTACTTCTCATGAGAGAGTGGATCAGGACTTTGACACTCTGTCTG GGAATCATCTGTATGATAATTCATCTTTGTTGAGGAACACATATCAACCTCGGGCAACTGGAAATATTGGGAGCTCCGCAGATATTGAGTTTATGGATCCTGCTATATTGGCAGTTGGAAAGGGGAGACTGCAAGGTGGGCTTAACAACCAAGGCCTAGAAATGAGATCAAACTTCCCTTCGCAGTTAAGTGGGTATGAAAATGATGCAAGGCTTCAACTATTGATGCAAAGATCACTGGCCCCACAACAAAATCTTAGATTTCCTGATTTTGGGGATGGTTTTTCTCACGTCAATGATTCTTATGGTTTCTCCTCAAGGCGTTTGGAGCAGTCCCAGGCTAGCAATCTTTCTCCTTTTTCGCAAATGTCCCTTCAACAGTCCAGAAACCGGGGCATGTCAAATGGCCACTGGGATGGGTGGAATGAGGTTCAGGGTGGAAGCAATGTAGGTATGTCAGAGCTCCTGAGAAATGAGAGACTAGGATTCAACAAGTTTTACTCTGGTTATGAAGAATCAAAGTTTCGGATGCCCAGTTCCGGCGATCTATATAACAGAACATTTGGGATGTAA
- the LOC126615742 gene encoding uncharacterized protein LOC126615742 isoform X1 has translation MSDQGEKTCPLCAEEMDLTDQQLKPCKCGYEICVWCWHHIMDMAEKDETEGRCPACRTPYDKEKIVGTAGKCVRLVAEINTEKKMKSQKAKVKSTEGRKQLTSVRVIQRNLVYIVGLPLNLADEDLLQRREYFGQYGKVQKVSMSRTAAGVIQQFPNNTCSVYITYLKEEEAIRCIQNVHGFLLDGRSLRACFGTTKYCHAWLRNVPCTNPDCLYLHEVGSQEDSFTKDEIISAYTRSRVQQITGTENSMQRRSGSVLPPPLDDYCNTSSASAAGPIIRNGSSNTESLIRGSPPNGSSGRSIALPAAASWGTRGSNCQPPATHIISSNGHPKQKPDTVSCMLPFSSAAVASVQSSTVHNDAGKRSALNEESQAVHAKSKPESLKIVKQRSGVDCENDLSDKPAAPNEGSASVNVDSQLSAPSVSKDNDRGSSMQANISNPTNYNHLSYSSRHEKENIFSAEEVVQNLCSDIPLMSIDRNAKVEHSSVVRPNSSLSDNSFIKSPRNQQYCAEQSREPPTTGEKAVTPVNGVCVTREQSNWTLDSQAHLVPSTSSEVEEDVLSFDNQRLKDPEVSRSTYLPSLPNTVHAPNHSRSPLLHNEAYGAVYSNADRLFVDNKVRDSSLLSSSSVSITSNGYPENMVTRSSGSERPLEHSYPLLNDIPGKHTGRFLDDAANPDFSTAVDKGESSIISNILSMDSLTWDDSLTSPQHFSKFLGETDRQSGALKMSSPWKVQNNNQSRFSFARQEDAKNQAFDVQSSLNVGGQFSNNQSFHQGFSDNRDLFLDNLGIGNGFPSSTFEESENHASNHLAFSSNKLSAVSRAQISAPPGFSVPSRAPPPGFTSHERVDQDFDTLSGNHLYDNSSLLRNTYQPRATGNIGSSADIEFMDPAILAVGKGRLQGGLNNQGLEMRSNFPSQLSGYENDARLQLLMQRSLAPQQNLRFPDFGDGFSHVNDSYGFSSRRLEQSQASNLSPFSQMSLQQSRNRGMSNGHWDGWNEVQGGSNVGMSELLRNERLGFNKFYSGYEESKFRMPSSGDLYNRTFGM, from the exons ATGAGTGACCAGGGAGAAAAGACTTGCCCTCTTTGCGCGGAGGAGATGGATTTGACAGATCAGCAATTGAAGCCATGCAAATGTGGTTATGAG ATATGTGTTTGGTGTTGGCACCACATAATGGACATGGCTGAGAAGGATGAGACAGAGGGGCGGTGCCCTGCATGCCGCACTCCTTATGACAAGGAAAAGATTGTCGGAACGGCTGGAAAGTGTGTGAG GCTGGTGGCAGAAATCAACACTGAGAAAAAGATGAAGTCTCAGAAGGCAAAGGTCAAATCTACTGAAGGGCGGAAGCAGCTGACTAGCGTGCGAGTAATTCAACGGAACCTCGTTTACATAGTTGGGTTGCCTCTTAATCTGGCAGATGAAGAT CTTCTGCAGCGCAGAGAATATTTTGGTCAGTATGGGAAGGTTCAAAAAGTGTCTATGTCTCGAACAGCAGCTGGCGTCATTCAGCAATTTCCAAACAATACATGTAGTGT ATATATTACATACTTGAAAGAGGAGGAAGCGATCCGTTGTATTCAAAATGTACATGGGTTCCTCTTGGATGGTAGATCTTTGAG GGCTTGCTTTGGGACCACAAAATATTGTCATGCATGGCTGAGGAATGTG CCTTGCACCAATCCTGATTGTTTGTATCTGCACGAGGTTGGGTCTCAGGAGGATAGTTTCACTAAAGATGAAATAATTTCTGCATACACTAG GAGTAGGGTACAACAAATTACTGGTACAGAAAACAGTATGCAACGGCGTTCAGGGAGTGTTTTGCCACCACCACTAGATGATTATTGCAACACCAGTTCTGCTTCTGCTGCAGGACCAATTATTAGAAATGGTTCAAGT AATACTGAAAGTCTTATTAGAGGTTCTCCTCCAAATGGAAGCTCTGGTAGATCTATTGCTCTTCCAGCTGCAGCCTCATG GGGAACACGTGGTTCAAACTGCCAACCACCAGCTACACATATAATAAGTTCAAATGGACATCCAAAACAGAAACCTGATACTGTCAGTTGCATGCTGCCATTTTCTTCAGCAGCTGTTGCTTCTGTTCAGTCATCTACAGTGCATAATGATGCTGGAAAGAGGTCAGCATTAAATGAAGAAAGTCAGGCTGTGCATGCTAAATCTAAACCAGAATCATTGAAGATTGTGAAACAGCGTAGTGGTGTGGATTGTGAAAATGATCTGTCTGACAAACCTGCTGCACCCAATGAAGGCTCTGCTTCTGTGAATGTAGACAGCCAGTTATCTGCCCCATCAGTATCCAAGGACAATGATAGAGGCAGTAGCATGCAGGCAAACATTAGCAATCCCACCAACTATAATCATCTATCTTACAGTTCTCgtcatgaaaaagaaaacatttttTCTGCTGAAGAAGTGGTCCAAAACTTGTGCTCTGATATCCCTCTAATGAGCATTGATAGAAATGCCAAGGTTGAACATTCCAGTGTAGTCAGACCTAATAGTTCCCTTTCAGATAACTCCTTTATTAAATCGCCTCGGAACCAACAATATTGTGCTGAGCAATCTAGAGAGCCTCCAACAACTGGTGAGAAAGCTGTCACACCTGTTAATGGGGTGTGTGTTACAAGGGAACAATCCAACTGGACCCTAGATTCGCAAGCCCATTTAGTGCCAAGTACATCTTCAGAAGTGGAAGAGGATGTACTATCTTTTGACAATCAAAGACTCAAGGATCCAGAAGTGAGTCGGTCAACATATTTGCCTAGTTTGCCTAATACAGTACATGCTCCTAACCACTCCAGGTCTCCTTTGTTGCATAATGAGGCTTATGGTGCAGTTTATTCCAATGCTGATCGTCTATTTGTAGATAACAAAGTTAGGGACAGTTCACTTCTATCTTCGTCCAGTGTTTCAATAACATCTAATGGATACCCTGAAAACATGGTAACCAGATCTTCTGGTTCAGAGAGGCCATTGGAGCATTCCTATCCTCTTCTAAATGACATCCCAGGGAAGCACACTGGAAGATTCCTGGATGATGCAGCAAATCCTGATTTCAGTACTGCTGTTGACAAGGGAGAGAGTAGCATAATCTCAAATATATTATCGATGGACTCACTAACATGGGATGACTCACTAACATCACCACAGCATTTCTCCAAATTCTTGGGTGAAACTGATAGACAGTCTGGAGCTCTCAAAATGTCTAGTCCTTGGAAAGTACAAAATAACAATCAGTCCAGATTCTCTTTTGCAAGACAGGAGGATGCTAAAAATCAAGCATTTGATGTACAGTCATCTCTGAATGTTGGCGGGCAGTTTtctaataaccagtcattccaCCAAGGCTTTTCTGATAATAGAGATTTATTTTTGGATAATCTAGGAATTGGCAATGGTTTCCCATCTAGTACTTTTGAAGAATCTGAAAATCATGCCAGCAATCATTTAGCTTTTTCTTCTAACAAGCTTTCTG CGGTTTCAAGGGCTCAAATTTCTGCTCCTCCTGGATTCTCTGTGCCAAGCAGGGCACCACCTCCGGGCTTTACTTCTCATGAGAGAGTGGATCAGGACTTTGACACTCTGTCTG GGAATCATCTGTATGATAATTCATCTTTGTTGAGGAACACATATCAACCTCGGGCAACTGGAAATATTGGGAGCTCCGCAGATATTGAGTTTATGGATCCTGCTATATTGGCAGTTGGAAAGGGGAGACTGCAAGGTGGGCTTAACAACCAAGGCCTAGAAATGAGATCAAACTTCCCTTCGCAGTTAAGTGGGTATGAAAATGATGCAAGGCTTCAACTATTGATGCAAAGATCACTGGCCCCACAACAAAATCTTAGATTTCCTGATTTTGGGGATGGTTTTTCTCACGTCAATGATTCTTATGGTTTCTCCTCAAGGCGTTTGGAGCAGTCCCAGGCTAGCAATCTTTCTCCTTTTTCGCAAATGTCCCTTCAACAGTCCAGAAACCGGGGCATGTCAAATGGCCACTGGGATGGGTGGAATGAGGTTCAGGGTGGAAGCAATGTAGGTATGTCAGAGCTCCTGAGAAATGAGAGACTAGGATTCAACAAGTTTTACTCTGGTTATGAAGAATCAAAGTTTCGGATGCCCAGTTCCGGCGATCTATATAACAGAACATTTGGGATGTAA